The following DNA comes from Methanosarcina vacuolata Z-761.
CTATTTTATATTATATCTGATAACTTTACTTTATTCTGGCTCAGCATGGTAACAGAAACTCGAGAGATTGTCCCCAGAAAAGTGAAACCTGCAGAATAGTAATATTTGCAGGTTTTGTTTTCGCTCTTTGAAGCTTTCAAATCTTTCTCTTGTCGATAACTTTCTTTGATTTTCCTTCAGAACGGGGCAGAGAGCCGTGCTCCACCAGTTCCACCTCGACTGCAAGATTCAGTACGCTTTTAAGTGCGCTCGAAATCTTCTTTTTAAGTGCCATCATGTCTGACATTTTATCGCTAAAGGCAGACTCATGCATTTCGATCTGGACTTTCATGGAGTCAAGGGGTCCAATCCTGTCTACAATGATCATGAAATGGTTTCCTACTTCAGGAATCTTCATAAGGACCGATTCTACCTGTCCTGGGAACACATTGATTCCGCGCACGATAATCATATCATCCGAACGCCCACTGATGCGTGTAATCCTTGGATGGGTTCTTCCGCACACACAGGGCTCCGAAAGCTTTCGGGTAAGGTCCCGTACTCTGTAACGGATTAAAGGAAGAGCTTCTTTATTAAGAGTAGTGATTACGAGTTCCCCAATCTCGCCATCAGGAACAGGCTCACCTGTTTCGGGATTAATAATCTCAACAAGGAACTTGTCTGCCCAGATATGAATTCCGCACTGTTCCGAGCATTCGGTAAAGAGAGGACCGCTCATTTCTGACGTCCCGTAAATATCAATAGCTTTAATCCCTGATTCGTCTTCTATACGTTTTTTGAGTTCTTCGGACCAGGGCTCGGCCCCGAAAAATCCCATTTTTAATTTAGTATCGTCCCTGATACTAATACCTTCTTTCCTTGCAGTCTCAATCATATAAAGGAAGTAAGAAGGCGTGCAGGCTATAGCAGTGACGTCAAGGTCTCTCATAAGCTCAAGCTGGCGCTCGGTGTTTCCGGAGCTTGTAGGAAGTACGGTTGCGCCCAGTTTTTCGCTTCCGTAATGAGCACCAAGCCCACCTGTAAAAAGTCCGTACCCGTAACTTACCTGAAGGATATCATTTTTTCCCATTCCAACAGAAGTAAATCCTCGTGCAAGGGACTCTGCCCA
Coding sequences within:
- a CDS encoding phenylacetate--CoA ligase family protein, whose translation is MPEYWDPEIETMPVVDLNKLQEEKLKQLVHYVYENSPFYRKKFDEHGVKPEDIQTLEDIRKLPFTVKQDLRDTYPTGMFCVPNSKLARFHASSGTTGKPIVVGYTQNDIDEWAESLARGFTSVGMGKNDILQVSYGYGLFTGGLGAHYGSEKLGATVLPTSSGNTERQLELMRDLDVTAIACTPSYFLYMIETARKEGISIRDDTKLKMGFFGAEPWSEELKKRIEDESGIKAIDIYGTSEMSGPLFTECSEQCGIHIWADKFLVEIINPETGEPVPDGEIGELVITTLNKEALPLIRYRVRDLTRKLSEPCVCGRTHPRITRISGRSDDMIIVRGINVFPGQVESVLMKIPEVGNHFMIIVDRIGPLDSMKVQIEMHESAFSDKMSDMMALKKKISSALKSVLNLAVEVELVEHGSLPRSEGKSKKVIDKRKI